The Deltaproteobacteria bacterium DNA window AACGAGGTAAGCCCATACGTTGATCACGGAGAGCTTGGACACCGAGGTGAAGGAAAGCGCGTGGCTCACGAACCATGGAATCGTGAAGGGAACCAGAAGGTGCGGCTCCTGCCCGGCCTTGACCGTGGCCGCCGCGAGGCTGCCTTCAAAAAAGCCGTCGGCCAGCATGAGGCCGGAGATCATGCAGAGGATGAAAACCGCCTCCGCCGTGTGGTCGTGGCCCAGTTCCTTGGGCACGGCGTAGCGTTCGGGCTTTATTACGCCCCGGCGCACAGCGGCGATGACGCAGGCCACCAGAACCATGGTGGCCGCAAGGTCCTTGGTGACGCTGTAGACCCCGCCCAGAATCTGGCCTTCGCCCACTATTGGCAGGGCGAAGCCTTCGGTCACGCCCAGAAGGACCAGGGTGATGGAGCGGAGCGACAGAATACAGAACCCGGCGAAAATCATTATGTGCAGAACGCCTGCGCTCCAGTAGCGGGGCTGGCGGTACTGGCCTATGGCGAACTTGACCATGTGCCAGGTGCGGGCGATTACGCGGTCAAACCGTGGGTCCTTGCGGGACAGATACAGAGGCTTGATCCGGTTGACGATTATATAGGTGAAAAGGCAGGCGGCCACCACGGGAATAAGCACCGCGAGAATGATCACGGGTATTCCAAGGATGGTGGCCTGGGCCGGTGGGGGGAGTAGGTTTACTGCATGGGCTGCGGCTGGATCCATAAAATTCTCCTTTGCCTCGTTTATTACTGACCGTTTATTACTGATATTAAGAGCCCGTTGAATGACTCCGGCTTGACGAAATCAAGCGATTGAAGCTGAACGATCTTTTGTTGCGTAAGGCCAAAACGGCCACGGCCCGCCGGGGGCCGGAAGAAAACCTTCAAGGCGAACCGGAAGCCGCCAAACACGGTTCTTGCGGCCATTTTTTCCGCAACCGGGCGGAGCGAAGGAGGGGATTGTCCCCTTTATCCTTTTTTTTAAAAAATGAAACCGCGTTCAGCTAACAAAACCGACAATTTCTTGTCAAGGATAAAAGGCCCTCACCGACGCTTTGCGTCAAAGTGTTACGTTGCGAAACACGGGTTGTCGTGATATGGAAATCCGTAAAAATTCCGTCTTGTTTCAAATTCCCCTATTTTCCCCGGCACATGGAGGAAAAATGCCAGAGAACAGCCAGGCCCCGGATGGCGCGGGCCGGTCCTTAAAAGAACTCGCAGTCGGCAAAAGCCCTCTTCATCAGCGCAGGATAAGCGTTTCGTCCTACCCGGTGGAGGGCTTCAGGGTGCTGGTGGAAGGATGGCTGAACGACGAACGCCTGGTTCCCATCTACCGGCACTGGGACTCGAAACCACGCGATGAAGGCCCGGTCCACGGCCTTTGCATAAGGATGCTGGTGGGAAGCTATCCTCTCACCATCCTGGACGCCGAGGCCGAAATGCCCACCACGCCCAATTCCCAGTGCACAGCGGCCCAGGAGGGGATAAAAAAGATAATCGGGCAGGAGATACGTTCCGGCTACAGCGAGCGCATAAGGGACCTCATAGGCGGGGCCGCAGGCTGCACCCATCTGACGCACCTTGCGGTGGTGATGGGGCCCGCCGCCCTGCACGGGTTCTGGACCCTCTACGCCCAGAACCCCAGGCCCGCCCCGAAATCCTTCGAGGAGGTGGAGGGGCTTGAGTACCTCATCAACTCCTGCCACCTCTGGACCCCGGACGGCCCCTACATAGCGGAACTGAAAGAGATGATAAAAACCCTTGCCAGGGAAGGGGAAAAACATGGAAAAAACGCATGACACGCGCGTTCCCTACGCCTCGGCCCTACCCTACACGGCGGCGGACGGAAGCCTCGTGAGGGAGCTTTTTCACCCGGAAATCCACGGGGAGGTTTCAACCAGCCTGGCCGAAATGGTTGTGGCCCCGTTCGGGGAGTCCGCCCTCTACACCCATCCGGGCTCGCACCTTACGGTGCATTTTCTGGAAGGCCGGGGCTCCATGCGGGTGGGGGCCAGGGTCTTTCAGACAAACGAGCGCGACACCGTCTGCGTTCCGGCAAAAACCGCCTGGCAGGTCCAGAACTCCGGCGACTGTTTCTTAAGGTTCCTGTGCTTTTTCTCGCCTTTTCACAAACATTCCGAAACCATCATCGTCTCGGCGAACGGAAAGCAATCATGAAAATAATTCATTACACCGAAGAAACGGAAAAGGTTTTCGAGGGCGACGCGGTAAGAGGCGTCACGGGCCGGGTGCTGATAGGAAAGGCCGACCAGGCGCAGAATTTCTGCATGAGGCTTTTTTCCGTGGAGCCAGGGGGCTTCTCGCCAAGGCACAGCCACGAATGGGAGCATGAAATCTTCTTCCACTCCGGCCAGGGGGCTGTGTGGGACGGCGATGGCTGGACCCTGGTGGGTCCTGGTGTGGCGGCCTTCATTCCGGGAGGGGCCGAGCACCAGGTGAAAAATGCCGGAAACGAGCCTTTGATATTCGTGTGCCTGATACCAAGCGGTGTCACTGAATTGTAACCTGGGGGATCCGGGCTGCGTTGTTACGGAAGATCAATCTGAGCGGCCAATGGGGATCTGTAATGAACCCCCGTTCAGCGAATGGCTGTTTCAGGCGTCTGCAAGTAAAACCCCGGAATGATTTTTTGCCCTTGCCGCTAACACCATCTTCCTATTGCAAGTAAGTCCAAGTTGGGATATGAAAAGGCCCACGGCGTCCTGTCCAAAGGCAGGGGGGAAACGGCCATCGCCCCTTAGGGGCGCTTGCGTCCATCCCGTTGCCCGAACCCAGGCAGGGCCTGCGGCCAATACCAACATCCATGGAGAAGGAGGGTTTCATGAGCACTCCCCAACACTGCCCCGGCTACGAACAGTTCAAAAACCTCAAGTCCTTCACCTGCAAATGCCCCAAGTGCGGCAAGGAGCTGGAGATTTTCTCGGACGAGTTCGACAAGGCCCACAAGTGCAAGGGCTGCGGCGAGGCCATAGACTTCACCCAGTGCAAGCTGGACCAGTAATTCTTGAAGGCCCCGTTCCACCTTCGGAGCGGGGCCTTGCGGCAAAACCGGCCCGCCGCTGGCAGCGCCGGAAACGCCTTGTAAATTCAGCGAGATGAAACCTTTTCGCGGGAAGCCGGACCCGCTGCCTGCTCTCAATATGCCAAACTTCCTTTTTCGGCGGCCCGCTTTCCGGTGAACGCTTCTCCTTTGGCTTTGAAATTAAAGAGCCGTTTTCGCGTCAAGACCGCGAAGGAGATTTTTTTCTTGACCTTTCTGAAATAATAACTATTATCAATACGAATAGGGAATTTGAACTTGCATACCCAAAGAGCCATAAGAATGACGCGACAACGAAGAGTCATAATGGAAGAGCTTCAGAAGGTGCACTGCCATCCCACTGCGGACCAGGTTTACGAGCTTGTCCGCAAGCGCCTTCCGAGAATCAGCCTGGCCACGGTTTACAGGAACCTGGACGTGCTTTCCGAGTCCGGCGCAATCCTGAAGTTGGAGTTGGGATGCACCCAGCGAAGGTACGACGGCGACATCAGCCCCCACTACCACGTAAAATGCGTGAAGTGCGGCAAGGTGGGCGACGTGTTCGTTCCTCCCATCAATGTTCCCGAACTGGGGCCGGTGGCCGACTTTTCCGTTCAGGGTCACAAGGTCGAGTTCTTCGGAATATGCGACGAATGCGCGGGAAAGAACGGGCATCGCCTGGATTCCTGAAAGAGGGGTCTTCCTTAAGCGCCCTTCAATATATGTCCTTGTGAGCATGACGAACCCATGATATGATAAGCCGTCGTATCATGAAGCCCTTCCTCTTTCTTCAGGCATCCACGGTAATTTCACTGTGAACCCCGTCCCTCAAAGCGCCAGTCGTCGAACAGGGGGACGCCCTCTTTCTTTCAACACACAGGACCCCTAAAGGAGCACCGCCATGCCGAGCATCAAGGGAACCGAAACGGAAAAGAACCTCCTGAAATCATTCGCCGGCGAGAGCCAAGCCCGCAACCGCTACACCTACTTCGCTGGACAGGCCAGGAAGGACGGCTACGTCCAGATCGCCGATATCTTCGAGGAGACCGCCAACCAGGAAAAAGAGCACGCCAAGCGCTTCTTCAATTTTCTTGAAGGCGGCGAGCTTGAGATCACAGCAGCCTTTCCGGCTGGCGTGATCGGAACCACCCTGGAAAACCTCCTTGCCGCAGCCGAGGGCGAAAACTACGAGCAGACCGTCATGTACCCCGGATTCGCCAAGGTGGCGCGTTCGGAGGGTTTCCCGGACATCGCAGCGGTCTGGGACAAGGTCTCCGTGGCCGAGCGCCAGCACGAAAAGCGCTACCGCGACCTCGCCGCCAACATAAAGGCGGGACGGGTCTTCAAGCGCGAAAAACCCGTAACCTGGCGCTGCCGCAACTGTGGCTACCTCCACGAAGGAACCGAGGCCCCGGACCAGTGCCCGGCGTGTGCGCATCCGCAGGCCCATTTTGAACTCCTCGGCGAAAACTGGTGACAGGCGGCCTGAAAACGCGAGCTGCTGTGTCAGGCGTCACCGAAAAGTCGGTCACGTACAAAAGAGTACGCTCCCTCCTTTTCGGCTCGCCTTCCTTGCATCTCATCGTTTTCAAACCGCCTGTCCGTGATTAAATTCAAGCGGGGTGACCTCCATGGTTTTTGATTCATAGCTTATGACGTGGCCGGGAAGATGCATGGGGGATTAATTCCGATGACCCTGAAAAGAAACCGGAACCTCAGATTCCGAAGCATCTTTTCCGGCCCCTTTAATTCCGGTTTGGGCGGCGTTTGGGTCAATAAGTTGCGGACGGAAAAATGTCCATTGTTTCCGGCATATTCCACTTGTTGCAATGGCCTTGCGGCATAACGGCCCGGCCCGCTTCATCCTTTCCCGGCCCTGTTTCGGTATTCGCAGTTCCGAGCCATTGCTTGGTCTGATATTTTTTTCTTAAATATCAGATTGTTAAGTATTGGTACAATTTGTGCTCTATAGATTCAGGTATGTTTCGGGTTTGCAGAGCAGGAAGCGGTGCGGCGATGCATGGCGTGAATCCGCCGGCAGGTTCCTGCATACCAGACAACCGACGGCCAATGAGTCCTTCTTTAACAAGCAGACAACAACACACCAGGGAGACATGACCATGGCAGCGAGAGGCGAAGTCTACAAGTGCGCGATTTGCGGAAACATCGTGGAAATGATGGTGGCGGGCGGCGGCGAGCTGGTCTGCTGCGGCCAGCCCATGGACCTCATGGTGGAAAACACCGTTGACGCGGCCAAGGAAAAGCACGTGCCCGTCATCGAAAAAACCGCCGACGGCTGGAAGGTCAAGGTGGGCGCGGTGGCGCACCCCATGGAGGAGAAACACTACATCCAGTGGATCGAGCTTGTGACGGCAGACACCACCTATATAAAGTTCCTCGCCCCCGGACAGGCTCCCGAAGCCGAGTTCTGCGTCAAGGCCGACAAGGTGACCGCAAGGGAATACTGCAACCTGCACGGCCTCTGGAAAGCCTGACAGGCTGCGGCAAAAACCGGACTAATCTGAAAAGCCCCAGGGCTTGCCTTGAAACGGCGCGGTGAAGAAATTTGCCGCGCCGTTTCGGTAACAAAGGAGTCTCAAGCCATGAACCCCACTTTCAAATGCACCAACTGCGGCTATACCCTGGAAGCGCCGTCGCCGCCCAAGGAATGCCCGTCGTGCCACGAAAAATGCGAATTCGTGGACGTCACCTGCTACATACCCGAATGCGGGACAGGCCCGAAAGATGAGCGACTCGGCTGACAGGCCCAGAGCCCAAAACCGGCTGGCCGGGGAAAAAAGCCCCTATCTTCTCCAGCACGCGGAAAACCCCGTGGACTGGTTCCCGTGGGGCGAGGAAGCCTTTGCCGAGGCGAGGCGGCGGGACGTCCCGGTCTTCCTCTCGGTGGGCTACTCCGCCTGCCACTGGTGCCACGTAATGGCCCACGAGTCCTTCGAGGACGCGGACATCTCGCGGCTTTTGAACAGCCGGTTCGTATCGGTGAAGGTGGACCGGGAGGAGCGCCCGGACATCGACCACCTTTACATGGCTGTGTGCCAGGCCCTCACGGGCCGGGGCGGCTGGCCCCTTTCAGCCTTTCTTCTGCCGGACGGCCTGCCCTTTTTCGCCGGGACCTACTTTCCGCCCCGCTCGAAATTCGGCATGACCGGCTTTTTCGAGCTTCTTGGAAACATCTCGGTTCTCTGGCGGGACGACCGCACCCGTGTCGTAACCTCGGCGGGCAACATCGCAAAGGCCTTTCAGCCCCCTGCCGCAAACCCCGCCCGGCCCGACCGGAAAATTTTCGCGGCGGCCCGCAATCAGCTTGCGGCGGCTTTCGACAAGGCAAACGGCGGCTTCGGACAGGCTCCCAAGTTTCCCACCCCTCACCAGATCACCTTTCTGCTGGCTCACCACGCCCAAACGGATGGCGGCGACGCAGAAGCCCTTGAAATGGCCCTTTCCACCCTGGATCATATGGACCGGGGAGGCATCCACGACCACCTTGGAGGCGGCTTCCACCGCTACAGTGTGGACGAAAAATGGCTGGTCCCGCATTTCGAGAAGATGATCTACGATCAGGCTGGCCTTGCGGACGCTTATCTTTCGGCCTTTGAACTCACCGGGGACGGGCGTTGGGCGGAGGTCGCCAAAGACATCTTCGGCTATGTTCTGCGGGACCTGACAAGCCCCGAAGGGGCCTTTTTCTGCGCGGAGGACGCCGATTCCGAAGGCGAGGAGGGGCTTTTTTACGCCTTCACCCAAAAGGAGTTGAAAGAGGTTCTGGGCGAGAATGACGGGGCTTTCGCCGTGCGCTTTTTCGATGTGAGCGAGGCCGGCAACTTCGAGAAGGGAAAAAGCGTCCTCTCGGTTCCGGTTTCCCCCGGGGAATTCGCACGGCTGGAAAACATCGAACTTTCCGCCTGCCTTTCAAGGATCGAATCCGTCAAAAAGCGCCTCTACGAAGCCCGGAACCTTCGGCCCCGGCCACTTCTGGACGACAAGGTCTTAACCGGCCTGAACGGCCTCATGATGGCGGCCCTGGCCCACGGCGCGAGGGCGCTTTCGGACGACAGCCTCCTTCAGGCCGCCAAACGGGCCGCCAGGTTCATCGAAAACAGCCTCGTCGATTCCGCCGGTCGGCTCCTCAGAAGGCATCGCGGCGGCGAGTCGGCCATACCGGCCTTTCTGGAGGACTACGCTTATTTCACCTTGGGTCTCATCGAAATCCACCGGGCTGGCGGCGGCGGAGAATACCTTGAAAAAGCCCTTCATTATCACTCGGAGACCTTAAGGCTCTTCGGGGACGAATCGGGCGGTGGCGGGCTTTATCTTTCAGGGCTCGGCAACGAGCCCCTTTTCGCCCGAAACCGGGACGCCTACGACGGGGCCGTTCCATCCGGAAATTCCGTGGCGGTGGAAAACGGCCTCGTGCTTTCGGAGATTTCGGGCGACCCGGCTCTTAAAGAGCGTGCCCTGTCCATCGCGGGCTGGTTCGCGGGCGAGATGGAAGCCCATCCCACGGGCTTTTGCCACATGCTGAAAGCCCTTTACCCGGCCTTGGGAAAGGATGCGTGAAAATGCGGAAACTGGCGTTTCTCCTTGTCATCGCCCTTGTGGCGGTTCCCCTCTACTGCCTCCACGCCAGGCCGCCTGCCGGCGAGATAAGGGAGTACCGGGGCAGAAAGCTGGACTCCTTCGAACGGTCCTACGACAACTCCATCAAGGGCCCCCAGAAGGTGGACCCGGCAAGCTACCGCCTTGCCGTGACCGGCATGGTGAAAAGCCCGCTTTCCCTCACCCTCAACCAAGCTTTGGCCTTCCCCCCGGTGGAGAGGGCCATCACCCTTTTCTGCGTGGAGGGCTGGAGCGAGCACCTGCTTTTCAAGGGGATAAGGCTTGCCGACCTTTTCAAAAAGGCCGGGGTGAAGTCCGGCGCGAAAACCGTGATTTTCCGGGCAGCCGACGGTTACAGCTCGGCCTTGTCTTACGATTTCGTCGTCAAAAACGACATCATCCTTGCTTATTCCATCAACGGACGCACCCTGGACGAGGCGCGCGGGTTTCCTTTTCAGGTTGTCGCACAGGAAAAACTAGGGTACAAGTGGGTAAAATGGGTGACATCGGTGGAGCTTTCGGACAAGCCCTTCAAAGGCTACTGGGAGCAGAGGGGCTACTCCGACGAGGCGGACGTTGAGGGCCGGGATTGAAGGGCAGTCAAAACAGGCATGGGAAGGGCGCGGCCATGAAGAAATCGCTTGCTGTTTTCGTGATCGTCTTCTTTTTAGCGGCGGCGTTGGCTGCCCAAAACGAAGCGGCCCCAAAAATGCCGGAACCCGACAAGGCCCCGAAAAAGGGCGCGGCCCAAATCGTGGTAAACGGAGGCCCCAAGGGCGACATCGCCTTTCCCCACGCAAAACACCAGGACACCCTGAAGGACTGCAGCCTCTGCCACGCCCAGTTCGCCCGTGAACCGGGGGTTATAGTGAAAATGAAGGCGGCGGGCTCCCTGGAGCCCAAGGCCGTGATGAAGGCCTGCATCGCCTGCCATAAAAAAGGCATGGAGGCCGGTCAGAAAACCGGCCCGACTTCGTGCGTAAAATGCCACGGCACCGCCCAGTAGGCGGTATTGCGAATCAACCACATAAACTTTTAAAGGGAGATACATCATGGACAAATACGTATGCACGGTCTGCGGCTATGTTTACGATCCCGGCAAGGGCGACCCCGAAAACGGAATCCCCCCCGGAACCGCATTCGAGAAGCTGCCCGAAGACTGGACCTGCCCGGTCTGCGGCGCGGGCAAGAGCGATTTCGAGAAGGAATAGCGGAACAGGGACGCCGCTTTTAACCGGGCGGCGTCCCCAGTCTTTACCAGCCTGTTGAAAAGGCTGGAATTAAAGCCCGCCGAAAAACGATGAGTTGCAAGGCTAAACTACAAGCCAATGAGTAAGCGTACTAAAAGTACGTGACGGAATTGGCTTTGAAGTGCAACAAAGCAAATCGCGTTTTTCGGCGGGCTGTTACCGGAGAAAAACCATGCCCCCCAAGATCGTCGTCTTTTCAATGGCCACCTGCCCCTACTGCATATCCTTGAAGGGCTTCCTCAAGGAAAAGGGCCTGGAGTACACGGACTACGACGTTGAGCACGATCTCGACAACTACGCGCTCATGAAAAAAATGGCCCCGGGAATCCGCACCGTCCCGGCAGTGGTGATAAACGACGGGGAAAAGATTCTCACCGGCTTCGAGCGCGCCGAATACGAGGCGGCCCTGGCCGAAACCGGAGCCTGACCATGGAAAACGACAGGGCGGTCTACGACGTGGTGATCCTGGGCGGCGGCCCGGCGGGCCTGTCGGCTGCGGTTTACGCGGCCCGCAAGATGATGAAGGCTGTCATCGTTTCCGGCAACATGGGCGGCCAGGTGGCCTCCTACTACGACATCGAAAACTACCTGGGCTTTTCCATGGTTGAAGCCGCCGACCTCATAACGAGGTTCGAGCGGCACGTGGACAGATTCGGCCTTGAAAAGGCGGTGGGCGCAAAAGTCATTTCCGCCGAGCTTGACGGGCCGGTGAAAAGGCTCGTCACCGAAAACGGCAGGGAGTTTCTTTCGCGCACCATTATAATAGCCACCGGCAAACGCCCAAGGCCCTTGAACGTCCCTGGCGAGCAGGAACTCACCGGACGCGGCGTGGCCTACTGCTCCACATGCGACGCCCCCCTTTACAGGGGCTCCGCCGTGGCCGTGGTGGGCGGCGGCAACTCGGCCCTGGAAGCTGTGATAGACCTCGCCAAGGTGGCAACCAGGGTCACCCTGGTATCCCTCACCCCCCTCACCGGCGACCCCATCCTGATAAAAAAGGTGAATGAATTCGGGAACCTCGAAATTCTCACCGAACACGAAACCCTGGCCGTGCTTGGGAGCAAAAACGGAGTCACCGGCCTGCACATAAGAAAAATAGGCGATGAAAAGGCCCGCGACATCGCGGTGGAGGGCATTTTCATCGAAATCGGCCTTCTGCCCAACTCCGAGCTTTTCGGGGGCAGGATGGAGTTGAACCCGGGAGGCGAAATCGTGGTGGACGCAAAGTGCCGCACCAGCGTCAAGGGGATTTTCGCCTGCGGCGA harbors:
- a CDS encoding DUF2889 domain-containing protein, yielding MPENSQAPDGAGRSLKELAVGKSPLHQRRISVSSYPVEGFRVLVEGWLNDERLVPIYRHWDSKPRDEGPVHGLCIRMLVGSYPLTILDAEAEMPTTPNSQCTAAQEGIKKIIGQEIRSGYSERIRDLIGGAAGCTHLTHLAVVMGPAALHGFWTLYAQNPRPAPKSFEEVEGLEYLINSCHLWTPDGPYIAELKEMIKTLAREGEKHGKNA
- a CDS encoding cupin domain-containing protein; the protein is MEKTHDTRVPYASALPYTAADGSLVRELFHPEIHGEVSTSLAEMVVAPFGESALYTHPGSHLTVHFLEGRGSMRVGARVFQTNERDTVCVPAKTAWQVQNSGDCFLRFLCFFSPFHKHSETIIVSANGKQS
- a CDS encoding cupin domain-containing protein, giving the protein MKIIHYTEETEKVFEGDAVRGVTGRVLIGKADQAQNFCMRLFSVEPGGFSPRHSHEWEHEIFFHSGQGAVWDGDGWTLVGPGVAAFIPGGAEHQVKNAGNEPLIFVCLIPSGVTEL
- a CDS encoding transcriptional repressor; the protein is MTRQRRVIMEELQKVHCHPTADQVYELVRKRLPRISLATVYRNLDVLSESGAILKLELGCTQRRYDGDISPHYHVKCVKCGKVGDVFVPPINVPELGPVADFSVQGHKVEFFGICDECAGKNGHRLDS
- a CDS encoding rubrerythrin family protein, whose protein sequence is MPSIKGTETEKNLLKSFAGESQARNRYTYFAGQARKDGYVQIADIFEETANQEKEHAKRFFNFLEGGELEITAAFPAGVIGTTLENLLAAAEGENYEQTVMYPGFAKVARSEGFPDIAAVWDKVSVAERQHEKRYRDLAANIKAGRVFKREKPVTWRCRNCGYLHEGTEAPDQCPACAHPQAHFELLGENW
- a CDS encoding desulfoferrodoxin; the encoded protein is MAARGEVYKCAICGNIVEMMVAGGGELVCCGQPMDLMVENTVDAAKEKHVPVIEKTADGWKVKVGAVAHPMEEKHYIQWIELVTADTTYIKFLAPGQAPEAEFCVKADKVTAREYCNLHGLWKA
- a CDS encoding thioredoxin domain-containing protein, with the protein product MSDSADRPRAQNRLAGEKSPYLLQHAENPVDWFPWGEEAFAEARRRDVPVFLSVGYSACHWCHVMAHESFEDADISRLLNSRFVSVKVDREERPDIDHLYMAVCQALTGRGGWPLSAFLLPDGLPFFAGTYFPPRSKFGMTGFFELLGNISVLWRDDRTRVVTSAGNIAKAFQPPAANPARPDRKIFAAARNQLAAAFDKANGGFGQAPKFPTPHQITFLLAHHAQTDGGDAEALEMALSTLDHMDRGGIHDHLGGGFHRYSVDEKWLVPHFEKMIYDQAGLADAYLSAFELTGDGRWAEVAKDIFGYVLRDLTSPEGAFFCAEDADSEGEEGLFYAFTQKELKEVLGENDGAFAVRFFDVSEAGNFEKGKSVLSVPVSPGEFARLENIELSACLSRIESVKKRLYEARNLRPRPLLDDKVLTGLNGLMMAALAHGARALSDDSLLQAAKRAARFIENSLVDSAGRLLRRHRGGESAIPAFLEDYAYFTLGLIEIHRAGGGGEYLEKALHYHSETLRLFGDESGGGGLYLSGLGNEPLFARNRDAYDGAVPSGNSVAVENGLVLSEISGDPALKERALSIAGWFAGEMEAHPTGFCHMLKALYPALGKDA
- a CDS encoding molybdopterin-dependent oxidoreductase — protein: MRKLAFLLVIALVAVPLYCLHARPPAGEIREYRGRKLDSFERSYDNSIKGPQKVDPASYRLAVTGMVKSPLSLTLNQALAFPPVERAITLFCVEGWSEHLLFKGIRLADLFKKAGVKSGAKTVIFRAADGYSSALSYDFVVKNDIILAYSINGRTLDEARGFPFQVVAQEKLGYKWVKWVTSVELSDKPFKGYWEQRGYSDEADVEGRD
- a CDS encoding cytochrome c3 family protein, whose amino-acid sequence is MKKSLAVFVIVFFLAAALAAQNEAAPKMPEPDKAPKKGAAQIVVNGGPKGDIAFPHAKHQDTLKDCSLCHAQFAREPGVIVKMKAAGSLEPKAVMKACIACHKKGMEAGQKTGPTSCVKCHGTAQ
- a CDS encoding rubredoxin is translated as MDKYVCTVCGYVYDPGKGDPENGIPPGTAFEKLPEDWTCPVCGAGKSDFEKE
- a CDS encoding glutaredoxin family protein — protein: MPPKIVVFSMATCPYCISLKGFLKEKGLEYTDYDVEHDLDNYALMKKMAPGIRTVPAVVINDGEKILTGFERAEYEAALAETGA
- a CDS encoding FAD-dependent oxidoreductase, whose amino-acid sequence is MENDRAVYDVVILGGGPAGLSAAVYAARKMMKAVIVSGNMGGQVASYYDIENYLGFSMVEAADLITRFERHVDRFGLEKAVGAKVISAELDGPVKRLVTENGREFLSRTIIIATGKRPRPLNVPGEQELTGRGVAYCSTCDAPLYRGSAVAVVGGGNSALEAVIDLAKVATRVTLVSLTPLTGDPILIKKVNEFGNLEILTEHETLAVLGSKNGVTGLHIRKIGDEKARDIAVEGIFIEIGLLPNSELFGGRMELNPGGEIVVDAKCRTSVKGIFACGDVTDVPYKQVVIAVGEGAKAALAAHEYLIRG